One Brachyhypopomus gauderio isolate BG-103 chromosome 15, BGAUD_0.2, whole genome shotgun sequence genomic region harbors:
- the emx1 gene encoding homeobox protein EMX1, whose translation MFSAAGKRCFTIESLVAKESPLTAEEPIRPTALSYTAPADTFLNGYQSPAGRALYTNPELVFPETVNHAPLSVHPHQLGTTHFQHPHFFGTQHREPLNFYPWVLRNRFFGHRFQGNEVSHDSLLLHGPFARKPKRIRTAFSPSQLLRLERAFEKNHYVVGAERKQLASSLSLSETQVKVWFQNRRTKYKRQKLEEEGPESSQKKKGNHHISRWRIATKQTGSEDVDVTSDV comes from the exons ATGTTCTCAGCAGCAGGGAAGCGCTGTTTTACTATTGAATCTTTAGTGGCGAAGGAAAGCCCGTTAACCGCGGAAGAGCCAATCCGCCCCACAGCCCTAAGCTACACAGCCCCCGCAGACACTTTTCTTAACGGTTATCAGAGCCCGGCGGGCCGCGCCCTCTACACCAACCCGGAGCTGGTCTTCCCGGAGACGGTCAACCACGCGCCCCTCAGCGTGCACCCCCACCAGCTCGGAACCACACACTTCCAGCACCCGCACTTCTTCGGCACACAACACCGTGAACCTCTCAACTTCTACCCGTGGGTCTTACGGAATCGATTTTTTGGACATCGGTTTCAAG GAAATGAAGTGTCGCACGACTCTTTATTGTTGCACGGCCCTTTCGCACGGAAGCCCAAACGGATCCGCACGGCGTTCTCCCCGTCGCAGCTGCTGCGTCTCGAGCGCGCCTTCGAGAAGAACCACTACGTCGTGGGAGCGGAACGAAAACAGCTCGCGAGCAGCCTCAGTTTGTCCGAgacgcag gtgaaggtgtggtttCAGAACCGCAGGACCAAGTACAAGCGTCAGAAGTTGGAGGAGGAGGGTCCGGAGAGCAGCCAGAAGAAGAAAGGAAACCATCACATCAGCCGCTGGAGGATCGCCACCAAGCAGACGGGGTCTGAGGACGTGGACGTCACCTCCGACGTCTAG